In Rosa chinensis cultivar Old Blush chromosome 1, RchiOBHm-V2, whole genome shotgun sequence, a genomic segment contains:
- the LOC112174841 gene encoding ELMO domain-containing protein A isoform X3 — protein sequence MDDRGGSFVAVRRISQGLDGRGNTCHSSSAEVVAGSAAWLGRGLSCVCAQRRESDARPSFDLTPAQEECLLKLQSRIDVAYDSSVPEHQEALRALWRAAFPEEELHGLITEQWKEMGWQGKDPSTDFRGGGFISLENLLFFARNFPKSFQDLLRKQEGDRSVWEYPFAVAGVNITFMLIQMLDLEAVKPRTLVGAIFLKFLAENESAFDLIYCITFKLMDHQWLSMRASYMDFN from the exons ATGGACGATAGAGGAGGCTCATTCGTGGCGGTGAGGAGGATTTCGCAAGGTCTCGATGGTCGTGGCAATACCTGCCATTCAAGTTCTG CTGAGGTTGTGGCAGGATCAGCAGCTTGGCTTGGCCGAGGACTTTCTTGTGTGTGTGCacagagaagagagagtgaTGCTCGTCCTTCCTTTGATCTAACCCCTGCCCAG GAGGAATGCCTGCTGAAACTACAAAGCCGGATAGATGTTGCTTATGACAGCTCAGTCCCAGAGCACCAG GAAGCTTTGAGGGCCTTGTGGAGAGCTGCATTTCCGGAAGAAGAACTTCATGGTTTAATAACTGAGCAATGGAAGGAAATGGGATGGCAAGGAAAGGATCCGTCAACAGATTTTAG GGGTGGTGGTTTTATATCATTGGAGAATTTGTTGTTCTTTGCTAGGAATTTCCCG AAATCTTTCCAGGATCTTCTTCGAAAGCAAGAAGGTGATAGGTCAGTGTGGGAATACCCATTTGCTGTTGCTGGTGTTAATATTACATTCATGCTTATTCAGATGCTCGATCTTGAAGCAG TTAAACCGCGAACACTGGTGGGAGCAATTTTCTTGAAGTTTCTTGCAG AAAATGAATCAGCATTTGACCTTATATATTGCATCACATTCAAGCTAATGGACCATCAATGGCTTTCTATGCGTGCTTCTTATATGGATTTCAAT TGA
- the LOC112174841 gene encoding ELMO domain-containing protein C isoform X1 — protein MDDRGGSFVAVRRISQGLDGRGNTCHSSSAEVVAGSAAWLGRGLSCVCAQRRESDARPSFDLTPAQEECLLKLQSRIDVAYDSSVPEHQEALRALWRAAFPEEELHGLITEQWKEMGWQGKDPSTDFRGGGFISLENLLFFARNFPKSFQDLLRKQEGDRSVWEYPFAVAGVNITFMLIQMLDLEAVKPRTLVGAIFLKFLAENESAFDLIYCITFKLMDHQWLSMRASYMDFNTVMKSTRRQLEKELLSEDVARLEDLPSYGLLSR, from the exons ATGGACGATAGAGGAGGCTCATTCGTGGCGGTGAGGAGGATTTCGCAAGGTCTCGATGGTCGTGGCAATACCTGCCATTCAAGTTCTG CTGAGGTTGTGGCAGGATCAGCAGCTTGGCTTGGCCGAGGACTTTCTTGTGTGTGTGCacagagaagagagagtgaTGCTCGTCCTTCCTTTGATCTAACCCCTGCCCAG GAGGAATGCCTGCTGAAACTACAAAGCCGGATAGATGTTGCTTATGACAGCTCAGTCCCAGAGCACCAG GAAGCTTTGAGGGCCTTGTGGAGAGCTGCATTTCCGGAAGAAGAACTTCATGGTTTAATAACTGAGCAATGGAAGGAAATGGGATGGCAAGGAAAGGATCCGTCAACAGATTTTAG GGGTGGTGGTTTTATATCATTGGAGAATTTGTTGTTCTTTGCTAGGAATTTCCCG AAATCTTTCCAGGATCTTCTTCGAAAGCAAGAAGGTGATAGGTCAGTGTGGGAATACCCATTTGCTGTTGCTGGTGTTAATATTACATTCATGCTTATTCAGATGCTCGATCTTGAAGCAG TTAAACCGCGAACACTGGTGGGAGCAATTTTCTTGAAGTTTCTTGCAG AAAATGAATCAGCATTTGACCTTATATATTGCATCACATTCAAGCTAATGGACCATCAATGGCTTTCTATGCGTGCTTCTTATATGGATTTCAAT ACAGTGATGAAGTCCACACGCCGGCAATTGGAAAAAGAGCTTCTGTCTGAAGATGTAGCGCGGCTGGAAGACTTGCCCTCATATGGCCTACTTTCCCGATAG
- the LOC112174841 gene encoding ELMO domain-containing protein C isoform X2 produces the protein MFSDIINCWAEVVAGSAAWLGRGLSCVCAQRRESDARPSFDLTPAQEECLLKLQSRIDVAYDSSVPEHQEALRALWRAAFPEEELHGLITEQWKEMGWQGKDPSTDFRGGGFISLENLLFFARNFPKSFQDLLRKQEGDRSVWEYPFAVAGVNITFMLIQMLDLEAVKPRTLVGAIFLKFLAENESAFDLIYCITFKLMDHQWLSMRASYMDFNTVMKSTRRQLEKELLSEDVARLEDLPSYGLLSR, from the exons ATGTTCTCCGATATTATAAATTGCTGGG CTGAGGTTGTGGCAGGATCAGCAGCTTGGCTTGGCCGAGGACTTTCTTGTGTGTGTGCacagagaagagagagtgaTGCTCGTCCTTCCTTTGATCTAACCCCTGCCCAG GAGGAATGCCTGCTGAAACTACAAAGCCGGATAGATGTTGCTTATGACAGCTCAGTCCCAGAGCACCAG GAAGCTTTGAGGGCCTTGTGGAGAGCTGCATTTCCGGAAGAAGAACTTCATGGTTTAATAACTGAGCAATGGAAGGAAATGGGATGGCAAGGAAAGGATCCGTCAACAGATTTTAG GGGTGGTGGTTTTATATCATTGGAGAATTTGTTGTTCTTTGCTAGGAATTTCCCG AAATCTTTCCAGGATCTTCTTCGAAAGCAAGAAGGTGATAGGTCAGTGTGGGAATACCCATTTGCTGTTGCTGGTGTTAATATTACATTCATGCTTATTCAGATGCTCGATCTTGAAGCAG TTAAACCGCGAACACTGGTGGGAGCAATTTTCTTGAAGTTTCTTGCAG AAAATGAATCAGCATTTGACCTTATATATTGCATCACATTCAAGCTAATGGACCATCAATGGCTTTCTATGCGTGCTTCTTATATGGATTTCAAT ACAGTGATGAAGTCCACACGCCGGCAATTGGAAAAAGAGCTTCTGTCTGAAGATGTAGCGCGGCTGGAAGACTTGCCCTCATATGGCCTACTTTCCCGATAG
- the LOC112174856 gene encoding nucleoside diphosphate kinase 1, whose amino-acid sequence MEQTFIMIKPDGVQRGLIGEIISRFEKKGFSLKGLKFITVDRPFAEKHYADLSAKPFFSGLVDYIVSGPVVAMIWEGKNVVSTGRKIIGATNPAESAPGTIRGDFAVEIGRNIIHGSDAVESARKEIALWFPEGPVHWQSSVSHWIYE is encoded by the exons ATGGAGCAGACTTTCATCATGATCAAGCCTGATGGCGTTCAGAGGGGCCTG ATTGGTGAGATTATCAGCAGGTTTGAGAAGAAGGGTTTCTCTTTGAAAG GCTTGAAGTTCATCACTGTGGATCGTCCTTTTGCTGAGAAGCACTATGCAGACTTGTCTGCAAAGCCCTTTTTCAGTGGATTGGTTGATTATATTGTTTCTGGTCCTGTTGTTGCTATGATCTGGGAGGGTAAGAATGTTGTGTCAACTGGCCGAAAGATTATTGGAGCCACAAACCCTGCCGAGTCTGCCCCTGGAACCATCCGTGGTGATTTTGCTGTTGAGATTGGCAGGAATATCATTCATGGAAGTGACGCAGTTGAGAGTGCGAGGAAAGAGATTGCACTGTGGTTCCCTGAAGGCCCTGTTCACTGGCAGAGCAGTGTTAGCCACTGGATCTATGAGTAG